One Helicobacter cetorum MIT 00-7128 DNA window includes the following coding sequences:
- a CDS encoding Bax inhibitor-1/YccA family protein has product MALYDRANSHNMYEESLLGATHESELVNFVKTTYKFFAGSLLLATIGALLGLMNFQAVVQYKWAFFIAEIVAFFGLMFSKSKPGLNLFMLFAFTSLSGVTLVPLLGMVIAKAGLGAIWQALGMTTIVFALMSVYALKTKNDLANMGKMLFIALIVVVVCSLINLFLGNSMFQVVIAGASAILFSLYIAYDTQNIVRGMYDSPIDAAVSLYLDFLNVFISILQIIGIFGSDRDR; this is encoded by the coding sequence ATGGCGTTATATGATAGAGCAAACTCTCATAATATGTATGAAGAGAGTTTATTAGGCGCAACACATGAAAGCGAATTAGTAAATTTTGTTAAAACTACTTATAAGTTTTTTGCTGGTAGTTTGTTACTAGCGACTATTGGAGCGTTGCTAGGGTTAATGAATTTTCAAGCAGTAGTGCAGTATAAATGGGCGTTTTTTATCGCTGAAATTGTGGCATTCTTTGGCTTGATGTTTTCTAAATCTAAGCCCGGATTAAATTTATTCATGCTTTTTGCTTTCACTTCACTTTCTGGGGTTACTCTAGTGCCACTACTAGGTATGGTCATTGCAAAAGCAGGTCTAGGGGCAATTTGGCAAGCACTAGGCATGACTACAATCGTATTTGCCCTAATGAGTGTCTATGCCTTAAAAACCAAAAACGACTTAGCCAACATGGGCAAAATGCTCTTTATTGCGCTTATTGTAGTTGTGGTATGTTCGCTCATTAACTTGTTCTTGGGTAATTCTATGTTTCAAGTTGTTATTGCTGGAGCGAGTGCAATTTTATTTAGCCTTTATATTGCTTATGACACTCAAAACATTGTTAGGGGTATGTATGATAGCCCTATTGATGCGGCTGTAAGCTTGTATTTAGATTTTTTAAATGTTTTTATCTCTATCTTACAAATTATTGGTATTTTTGGTTCAGATAGAGATAGATAG
- the gap gene encoding type I glyceraldehyde-3-phosphate dehydrogenase, with protein sequence MKIFINGFGRIGRCVLRAIIERYYNFHNTPLIAPQIEIAGINDPANWEILSYLLEHDSTHQLFFQEVSHSNNKLKIGSLEIPTYNSIENLDLKDVDVLIECSGKFLEPKLLEHYLELGAKKVVLSAPFINEYDENKYPTLVYGINHTIYKNQSIFSNASCTTNAIAPICGLIDEVFGIQEGMLTTIHSYTSDQHLMDSAHKKDKRRSRAAANNIIPTTTKAALALHKVLPNLKNKMHGHSVRVPTIDVSMIDLSLQLQKVASKEQINTLFIEASKGHLKNILDIDLKERVSSDFISNPHSVVVALDLTFTLKNMVKIMAWYDNEWGYSNRLIDIAFFAYQYQQ encoded by the coding sequence ATGAAAATATTTATCAACGGATTTGGTCGCATTGGAAGATGTGTATTGCGTGCTATTATAGAGCGCTATTATAATTTTCATAATACGCCTTTAATAGCCCCTCAAATTGAAATTGCGGGTATCAATGACCCTGCTAATTGGGAAATCCTCTCTTATCTCTTAGAACATGACAGCACCCATCAATTATTTTTTCAAGAGGTGAGCCATAGCAACAATAAGCTTAAAATAGGCTCTTTGGAAATTCCTACCTACAATTCTATAGAAAACTTAGACTTAAAGGATGTAGATGTTTTAATAGAATGTTCAGGGAAATTTTTAGAGCCAAAGCTTTTAGAGCATTATTTAGAGCTTGGAGCTAAAAAAGTTGTGCTTTCAGCACCCTTTATCAATGAATATGATGAAAATAAATACCCTACTCTAGTCTATGGCATAAACCATACTATTTATAAAAATCAATCTATTTTTTCTAATGCCTCATGCACCACTAATGCTATTGCGCCTATTTGTGGGCTTATTGATGAGGTATTTGGCATTCAAGAAGGCATGCTAACCACCATTCATAGCTATACAAGCGACCAGCATTTAATGGATAGTGCGCACAAAAAAGATAAACGCCGCTCTCGTGCCGCTGCAAATAATATTATCCCAACTACCACAAAAGCTGCTCTAGCCCTACATAAGGTTTTACCCAATCTTAAGAACAAAATGCATGGACATAGCGTGAGAGTTCCAACAATTGATGTTTCCATGATAGATTTGAGTTTGCAACTTCAAAAAGTAGCCTCCAAAGAGCAGATTAATACTCTTTTTATTGAGGCATCTAAAGGTCATTTAAAAAATATCTTAGATATAGATTTGAAAGAAAGAGTGAGTTCTGATTTTATCTCCAACCCCCATAGCGTAGTTGTTGCCCTAGATTTAACCTTTACACTAAAAAATATGGTAAAAATTATGGCTTGGTATGATAATGAGTGGGGTTATTCTAACCGCCTAATTGACATCGCTTTTTTTGCATACCAATACCAACAATAA
- a CDS encoding methylated-DNA--[protein]-cysteine S-methyltransferase — translation MMLSHYYFKTPKSFPLAYLHLCANDSHLLRLDFDITNFSHNTTINTPLKLSIQALERYFLGQLFEFNLPLDFVGTSFQKQVWNALLTIPYGETRSYDEIAKLIDNPKSCRAIGNANHNNPISLIVPCHRVVRKNGSLGGYGGGVEIKKWLLDFEKKNLKMQ, via the coding sequence ATTATGCTATCTCACTATTACTTCAAAACCCCAAAGAGCTTTCCTTTAGCGTATTTGCATTTGTGTGCTAATGATAGCCACTTATTGAGATTAGATTTTGATATAACAAATTTCTCTCACAACACTACCATTAATACCCCACTAAAACTAAGCATTCAAGCTTTGGAGCGTTATTTTTTAGGACAACTTTTTGAATTCAATTTGCCTTTAGATTTTGTAGGAACTTCTTTTCAAAAGCAAGTTTGGAATGCGTTATTAACGATTCCATATGGTGAGACAAGAAGTTATGATGAAATCGCAAAGCTCATTGATAATCCTAAATCTTGCAGGGCTATTGGTAATGCTAATCATAATAACCCTATTTCGTTGATTGTGCCTTGTCATAGAGTGGTGCGTAAAAATGGTAGTTTAGGCGGATATGGTGGAGGAGTAGAAATTAAAAAATGGCTATTAGATTTTGAAAAAAAGAATCTTAAAATGCAATAA
- the glcD gene encoding glycolate oxidase subunit GlcD, translating to MLAKQHLKYFKNLVGEEDFFTDDAHLNAYAYDATKERYLPDGVIFPKNEQEISHILKYCNEHRIIVVPRGAGSGFTGGALSVSGGLILSVEKHLDKILEIDTKNLIARVEPGVINKHFQNEVEKLNLFYPPDPASENQSTLGGNVAENAGGMRAAKYGITKDYVMALRVVLANGDIIRAGKKTIKDVAGFNTTGLMIASEGCLGVISEITLKLLAKPPLKQSAMGVFNHIDDAMNAVYKTMSSGVTPVAMEFLDNLSIRAVEERFSKGLPKDAGAILITQVDGVVKEQILWQLNEIEKHFKANGCINFKTAQNEQEEQDLWFARRNASQSISIYGKKKLNEDVTVPRASLPSLLKEVAKISEKYGFKIPCFGHTGDGNVHVNVMVENPERDLEKGHQAMEEIFQVAVSLEGTLSGEHGIGLSKAKFMPLAFNEQEMQFFRTIKKALDPNNILNPFKMGL from the coding sequence ATGTTAGCCAAACAACATCTTAAATATTTTAAAAATTTAGTGGGGGAAGAGGATTTTTTTACTGATGATGCCCATTTAAACGCTTATGCTTATGACGCTACCAAAGAGCGTTATTTACCAGATGGCGTGATTTTTCCTAAAAATGAGCAAGAAATTAGCCACATTTTAAAATATTGTAACGAGCATAGAATTATTGTTGTGCCAAGAGGGGCTGGGAGTGGTTTTACAGGTGGGGCATTAAGCGTGAGTGGGGGACTCATTTTAAGTGTAGAAAAGCATTTGGATAAAATCTTGGAGATTGACACTAAAAATTTAATCGCACGAGTAGAACCCGGTGTGATTAACAAGCATTTTCAAAACGAAGTGGAAAAATTAAATTTGTTTTACCCCCCAGACCCAGCGAGCGAAAATCAAAGCACCTTAGGGGGGAATGTCGCAGAAAATGCCGGTGGCATGCGTGCAGCAAAATATGGCATTACAAAGGATTATGTCATGGCCTTAAGAGTGGTGTTAGCTAATGGTGATATTATTCGAGCGGGTAAAAAAACGATTAAAGATGTTGCAGGCTTTAACACAACAGGCTTGATGATTGCAAGTGAGGGGTGTTTAGGCGTGATTAGTGAAATTACTTTAAAACTTTTAGCTAAACCGCCCTTAAAACAAAGTGCAATGGGAGTTTTTAATCATATTGATGATGCTATGAATGCGGTCTATAAGACTATGAGTAGTGGTGTTACACCTGTAGCTATGGAATTTTTGGATAATTTGAGTATCAGGGCTGTTGAAGAAAGGTTTTCTAAAGGTTTACCCAAAGACGCAGGGGCGATACTCATTACTCAAGTTGATGGTGTGGTTAAAGAGCAAATTCTATGGCAACTCAATGAAATAGAAAAGCATTTTAAAGCCAATGGTTGTATAAATTTTAAAACCGCTCAAAATGAACAAGAAGAGCAAGATTTGTGGTTTGCGAGGCGTAATGCATCTCAAAGTATTAGTATTTATGGCAAAAAGAAGTTGAATGAAGATGTAACCGTTCCAAGGGCTAGCTTACCAAGTTTATTAAAAGAAGTTGCAAAGATTAGTGAAAAATATGGCTTTAAAATCCCTTGCTTTGGTCATACAGGCGATGGCAATGTGCATGTGAATGTTATGGTAGAAAATCCTGAGAGAGATTTAGAAAAAGGCCATCAAGCTATGGAAGAAATTTTTCAAGTAGCTGTCAGTTTGGAAGGGACTTTAAGTGGGGAGCATGGTATAGGATTGTCTAAGGCTAAATTTATGCCCCTAGCTTTTAATGAGCAAGAAATGCAATTTTTTAGAACGATTAAAAAAGCCCTTGACCCAAACAATATTTTAAATCCTTTTAAAATGGGGTTGTGA
- a CDS encoding peptidoglycan DD-metalloendopeptidase family protein: MKAFLKKLLTLKYFRVKLLWVALSLNVILNATSTEDIINQSQSSLSNSFPSLVGEQLLWGNKLTLLGFLERNKIPQKLYYNLSSQDKELSADIQSNVTYYTLRDENNTLIQALIPISQDLQIHLYKKGEQYFLDFIPIVYTRKEKTLILSLQNSPYQDIVKATNDPLLAHQLINVYKKSVPFKRLARNDKIAIVYTRDYRVGQAFGQPAIKMAMVGTRYHNYYVFSHSNGRYYDSKAEEVAGFLLETPVKYTRISSSFSYGRFHPILKVKRPHYGVDYAAKKSTLVHSASEGRIGFIGDRGGYGKMIEINYMGELRLVYAHMSAFAKGLKKGSYVRKGQVIGRVGSTGMSTGPHLHFGVYKNSLPINPLGHIRTTKSKLHGKQKEAFLEKTKLSKQTLEKVFKDHSFDKQSYYLLEGF; this comes from the coding sequence ATGAAAGCTTTTTTGAAGAAATTACTGACACTCAAGTATTTTAGAGTGAAATTATTATGGGTTGCGTTATCTTTAAATGTAATATTAAATGCTACCTCTACAGAAGATATTATCAATCAATCCCAATCAAGTCTTTCAAATTCTTTTCCAAGTTTGGTGGGTGAGCAACTTTTATGGGGGAATAAACTCACGCTTTTAGGTTTTTTGGAGCGCAATAAAATACCCCAAAAGCTATATTATAATCTGAGCTCTCAAGATAAGGAATTGAGTGCTGATATTCAAAGCAATGTTACTTACTATACCTTGAGAGATGAAAACAACACGCTTATTCAAGCGCTCATTCCTATTAGCCAAGATTTGCAAATCCATTTATATAAAAAAGGGGAGCAGTATTTTTTAGATTTTATTCCTATTGTCTATACTCGTAAGGAAAAAACTTTGATTCTTTCGTTGCAAAATTCTCCTTACCAAGATATTGTCAAAGCGACTAATGACCCCCTTTTAGCTCATCAACTCATCAATGTGTATAAAAAAAGCGTGCCATTTAAGCGCCTAGCAAGGAATGACAAAATTGCAATTGTCTATACAAGAGATTATCGTGTAGGTCAAGCATTTGGACAGCCAGCTATCAAAATGGCAATGGTTGGCACTCGCTATCATAATTATTATGTTTTTTCTCATTCAAATGGTCGTTACTATGATTCAAAGGCAGAGGAAGTAGCTGGATTTTTACTAGAAACTCCTGTGAAATACACTCGCATTTCATCATCATTTTCTTATGGTAGGTTTCACCCTATTTTAAAAGTTAAACGACCCCATTATGGCGTGGATTATGCGGCTAAAAAAAGCACTTTAGTGCACTCAGCTTCTGAGGGGCGCATAGGTTTCATAGGCGATAGAGGGGGTTATGGAAAAATGATTGAAATCAATTATATGGGTGAGTTGCGATTAGTCTATGCTCATATGAGTGCTTTTGCTAAGGGGTTAAAAAAGGGCTCATATGTAAGAAAGGGGCAAGTCATAGGTAGGGTTGGAAGCACTGGTATGAGCACAGGACCTCATCTGCATTTTGGAGTGTATAAAAATTCTTTACCTATCAATCCTTTAGGGCATATTCGCACCACTAAGAGCAAATTGCATGGCAAACAAAAAGAGGCTTTTTTAGAAAAAACTAAACTCTCTAAACAAACCTTAGAAAAAGTGTTTAAAGACCATTCATTTGATAAGCAGTCTTATTATCTCTTGGAGGGATTTTAA
- a CDS encoding DDE transposase, with protein sequence MPLMFKTLFSKHFFSACLAFLVATPLSAKSYLFSPLPPAHQQVFRAHPCSLECLRTLMRQNKVFSFVSKYDYRTQDKALKAYYLEIINKLNPPYVISNASHKDKWELKADIAVLLPKAVVGRYAISVLNSILAYLNTKEGDFRVQVFDSDQEDPDQLFRAYQEIEKAKYPFVIALLTKNGVENLLKKTSISIPTYVPSVHKTQLEITQANQALPERLYFGGIDYKEQLKMLLPYINLNAPIIEYDDDGIMGEHLRQVVESLKIHVKYQENISYRRATSFSKGFKKDEDFFKDSMLILNTPTIKSGLILSQIGLLDDKPSRVFSTQINFNPSLLLLVQPKDRRNLLIVNALQESNDKLVEYASLLESDLVYDWVNYSSAIGVEMFLGILDPKLEKYFHEILEDNQVQYVNQIYQALGHSFEPMKK encoded by the coding sequence ATGCCATTGATGTTTAAAACCTTATTTTCAAAACACTTTTTTAGTGCTTGCTTAGCATTCTTAGTAGCAACACCTTTGAGTGCAAAAAGCTATTTATTCTCCCCCTTGCCCCCAGCACACCAACAAGTTTTTAGAGCACACCCTTGCTCTTTAGAATGCTTAAGAACTCTTATGCGACAAAATAAGGTTTTTTCTTTTGTGTCTAAGTATGATTATCGCACCCAAGATAAAGCCCTAAAGGCTTATTACCTTGAAATTATCAATAAGCTCAATCCCCCCTATGTCATATCTAATGCCTCACACAAAGATAAATGGGAGCTTAAAGCTGATATTGCTGTGCTTTTACCAAAGGCTGTTGTGGGGCGTTATGCGATTTCAGTCCTTAATAGCATTCTAGCATACCTAAATACCAAAGAAGGGGATTTTAGAGTGCAAGTCTTTGATAGCGACCAAGAAGACCCAGACCAATTATTTAGAGCTTATCAAGAAATTGAAAAAGCAAAATATCCTTTTGTGATTGCCCTACTTACTAAAAATGGGGTGGAGAATTTACTTAAAAAAACTAGCATTAGTATCCCTACTTATGTGCCAAGTGTGCATAAAACACAATTAGAAATAACACAAGCCAACCAAGCACTTCCAGAGCGCTTATATTTTGGAGGGATTGACTATAAAGAGCAATTAAAAATGTTACTCCCTTATATCAATCTTAATGCCCCCATTATTGAATATGATGATGATGGAATTATGGGAGAGCATTTAAGGCAGGTAGTAGAGAGTCTAAAAATTCATGTAAAATATCAAGAAAATATTTCTTATAGGCGTGCGACAAGCTTTTCTAAGGGCTTTAAAAAAGATGAAGATTTTTTTAAAGATTCTATGTTAATTTTAAATACCCCTACCATAAAAAGCGGACTCATTCTCTCTCAAATTGGACTTTTAGATGATAAGCCATCAAGAGTATTTTCTACGCAAATCAATTTTAACCCTTCTTTGTTGCTCCTAGTCCAACCTAAAGACAGAAGAAATCTACTCATAGTTAACGCTTTGCAAGAAAGCAATGACAAATTAGTAGAATACGCTTCATTATTAGAGAGTGATTTAGTCTATGATTGGGTTAATTACTCTAGTGCAATTGGTGTGGAAATGTTTTTAGGTATCTTAGACCCAAAACTTGAGAAATACTTCCATGAAATTTTAGAAGATAATCAAGTGCAGTATGTTAATCAAATCTATCAGGCTTTAGGGCATTCTTTTGAACCTATGAAAAAATAA
- a CDS encoding outer membrane family protein, whose amino-acid sequence MLRFQKACLIAYLHSYALLQAFDYKFIGIAESYSKIGFNHTPINSKKGIFPTETYSTITTKLQVDANLLPKRIENHSLKVGIGGMIGAFAYDSTKTLIDQATGQIYGSELYFYLGRWWGFLGNAPWKHSRVLSNLHARDYVLYNAYLSYDYKDKFHLKMGRYLSKMHLMSGYTQGFELEYKISPIMSLKWFSSFGRALAFGAYIRDFYAPITYDNHNKVAFYGIHSLNFKISTKYFSMTPFLYFSPKVYNTPGLEAHIDSNPKFKGLGFRSLTQVVIFFPIYASYLANTYWRNAKLGHFGTSLSLHQRFDYNEYNFGFGYYENFGNANAKIGWYGSSTPILFRDSSIYDGFIDNLVSPNAITGYVFGGGAHKKFLWGIMGKYIYAPRADEWTTDFHVGYKWSRFVSIDVLLQYHTLNMHKGYKTNPSDWYQPYNKNFKATSQDRSAMYISMKFIF is encoded by the coding sequence ATGTTGCGTTTTCAAAAAGCGTGTTTGATTGCCTATTTGCATTCTTATGCCTTGTTGCAAGCCTTTGATTATAAATTTATTGGTATAGCTGAATCTTACTCAAAAATAGGCTTTAATCATACACCCATTAATTCTAAAAAGGGCATATTCCCTACAGAAACCTATTCAACCATTACCACTAAACTTCAAGTAGATGCTAATTTACTCCCTAAAAGAATAGAAAATCATAGCTTAAAAGTTGGCATTGGGGGTATGATAGGCGCTTTTGCTTATGATTCTACCAAAACTCTTATAGACCAAGCTACAGGGCAAATTTATGGTTCAGAGCTTTATTTTTATTTGGGGCGCTGGTGGGGCTTTTTAGGTAATGCTCCTTGGAAACATTCAAGGGTTTTATCTAATTTACATGCTCGTGATTATGTGCTATATAACGCTTATTTATCCTATGACTATAAGGATAAATTCCATTTGAAAATGGGGCGTTATCTATCTAAAATGCACTTAATGAGTGGCTATACACAAGGCTTTGAATTAGAATATAAGATTTCACCTATAATGAGCCTAAAGTGGTTTAGCTCCTTTGGTAGAGCCTTAGCTTTTGGGGCATATATTCGTGATTTTTATGCCCCTATTACATATGATAATCATAATAAAGTAGCTTTTTATGGCATTCATTCTTTAAATTTCAAAATCTCTACTAAATATTTCAGCATGACTCCTTTTTTATATTTTTCGCCAAAAGTCTATAATACACCGGGTTTAGAGGCTCACATAGATAGTAATCCAAAATTTAAGGGACTAGGTTTTAGGTCGCTTACTCAAGTAGTAATATTTTTCCCTATTTATGCCTCCTACTTAGCTAATACTTATTGGCGTAACGCTAAATTGGGGCATTTTGGGACTTCTTTATCCTTGCACCAACGCTTTGATTATAATGAATATAATTTTGGCTTTGGGTATTATGAAAACTTTGGCAATGCTAATGCAAAAATTGGCTGGTATGGTAGCTCTACGCCGATTTTATTTAGGGATAGTAGCATTTATGATGGTTTTATTGATAATTTAGTCTCACCTAATGCAATCACAGGTTATGTCTTTGGCGGTGGGGCGCATAAGAAATTTTTATGGGGAATTATGGGTAAATATATTTATGCTCCAAGGGCTGATGAATGGACAACAGATTTTCATGTTGGATATAAATGGAGTCGTTTTGTTAGTATTGATGTTTTACTTCAGTATCACACTCTTAACATGCATAAAGGCTATAAAACTAATCCTAGTGATTGGTATCAGCCCTATAATAAAAATTTCAAAGCCACTTCCCAAGATAGAAGTGCGATGTATATATCTATGAAATTTATTTTTTAG
- a CDS encoding outer membrane family protein produces MLALIAPFCCMQAYLQAFDYKFSGIAESFSKVGFNHSKLNSKEGIFPTETFVTTTIKLQADANLLPKKIENHSIKIGIGGILGGVAYDSTKTLIDQSNGKVYGSEIYVYMGRWYGYLGNAPWKHSRIEANAHARNYVLYNAYLFYTYKDKFTMKLGRYLSKAMFMSGYTQGFEFNYKINSKVALNWFSSFGRALAVGEWIRDWYAPIVTEYGDKVSNTGIHAAQINFYSKYVKVTPFIYFSPKTYEAPGINFHFDSNPKFKGLGLRSQTTINVIFPLCASNLSDIYWRNAKIGKWSSSLLIHQRFDYNEYNFGFGYYQNFGNANAKIGWYGSPIPIGFRNNSVYGGVLNNMISPNAITGYLFGGGVHKKFLWGILSKYTYSPRASEWGVNLNLGYNWSATFTTDIKLTYHVVDTHEGYRVGYDGNPSLCNHNGYSCKANIQDRSHLMTSMKFFF; encoded by the coding sequence ATGTTGGCATTAATCGCTCCATTTTGTTGCATGCAAGCGTATTTGCAAGCCTTTGATTATAAGTTTAGTGGTATAGCTGAATCTTTTTCTAAAGTAGGCTTTAATCATTCTAAGCTTAATTCCAAAGAAGGGATTTTTCCTACTGAAACTTTTGTAACAACCACTATCAAACTTCAAGCTGACGCTAATTTACTCCCCAAAAAAATAGAAAACCATAGTATAAAGATAGGCATTGGAGGAATTTTAGGTGGAGTGGCTTATGATTCTACAAAAACTCTTATAGACCAATCTAATGGCAAGGTTTATGGCTCTGAAATCTATGTTTATATGGGGCGTTGGTATGGTTACTTAGGCAATGCTCCTTGGAAACATTCAAGAATTGAGGCAAACGCACATGCACGCAATTATGTGCTTTATAATGCTTATTTATTTTATACCTACAAAGATAAATTTACAATGAAGTTGGGGCGCTATCTCTCAAAAGCGATGTTTATGAGCGGATACACTCAAGGTTTTGAATTTAATTATAAAATCAATTCTAAAGTTGCCTTAAACTGGTTTAGTTCGTTTGGAAGAGCGTTAGCAGTGGGTGAATGGATACGAGATTGGTATGCACCTATTGTTACAGAGTATGGTGATAAGGTCAGCAATACTGGTATTCATGCTGCACAAATTAATTTTTATAGTAAATATGTCAAAGTAACGCCTTTTATTTATTTTTCACCTAAAACCTATGAGGCACCGGGTATTAACTTTCATTTTGATAGCAATCCTAAATTTAAGGGTTTGGGACTACGCTCTCAAACTACCATTAATGTGATTTTTCCTCTCTGTGCATCCAATTTAAGCGATATATATTGGCGCAACGCTAAGATTGGTAAATGGTCCTCTTCGTTGCTTATTCACCAACGCTTTGACTACAACGAATATAATTTTGGCTTTGGGTATTATCAAAACTTTGGCAATGCTAATGCAAAAATTGGCTGGTATGGTAGCCCTATTCCTATTGGTTTTAGAAATAATAGTGTTTATGGCGGTGTTTTAAACAACATGATTTCTCCTAATGCTATTACAGGCTACCTATTTGGGGGTGGTGTGCATAAGAAATTCTTGTGGGGTATCTTAAGCAAATATACTTACTCCCCACGAGCGAGCGAATGGGGAGTAAACCTTAATTTGGGCTATAACTGGAGCGCTACTTTTACTACCGATATTAAGCTTACCTATCATGTTGTTGATACTCATGAGGGCTATAGAGTAGGCTATGATGGCAATCCTAGCCTATGTAACCATAATGGCTATAGTTGTAAAGCTAATATACAAGATAGAAGCCATTTAATGACTTCTATGAAGTTTTTCTTTTAA